Proteins co-encoded in one Setaria viridis chromosome 9, Setaria_viridis_v4.0, whole genome shotgun sequence genomic window:
- the LOC117840426 gene encoding indole-3-acetate beta-glucosyltransferase, protein MAHVLVVPFPAQGHMNPMVQFAKCLASKGVATTLVTTRFIARTSAVDARPAAVEAVSDGHDEGGFASAASVGEYLEKQTAAMSESLAALIEERASSSSPSAAAQQRFTCVVYDSYEQWVPPVARRMGLPAVPFSTQSCAVSAVYYHFNQGRLAVPPPQAADGGDGGGGVARSKALEGLPEMERSEFPSSVFGDGPYPMIAESALKQFAQEGKDDWVLFNSFEELESEVLAGLTNYMKARAIGPCVPLPAAGTGATGRITYGANLLNPEDACIKWLDTKAPGSVAYVSFGSFASLGAAQAEELARGLLAAGKPFLWVVRANEEHDLPRHLLDDPAASGAAMVVRWCPQLDVLAHPAVGCFVTHCGWNSTLEALGFGVPMVALGLWSDQPTNARYVEAAWGAGARARRDDAAGVFPRGEVERCVRAVMDEGEGAAAMRETAGKWRDRARAAVAPGGSSDRSLDEFVEFVRAGAAAEKWKALVLEGSEPEGSEM, encoded by the exons atggcgcATGTCCTCGTCGTGCCGTTCCCGGCCCAGGGCCACATGAACCCCATGGTGCAGTTCGCCAAGTGCCTGGCGTCCAAGGGCGTGGCCACCACGCTCGTCACCACCCGCTTCATCGCGCGGACGTCCGCCGTGGacgcgcgcccggcggcggtcGAGGCCGTCTCCGACGGGCACGACGAGGGCGGGTTCGCGTCGGCAGCCAGCGTCGGCGAGTACCTGGAGAAGCAGACGGCCGCCATGTCCGAGTCGCTGGCGGCGCTCATCGAGGagcgcgcgtcgtcgtcgtcgccgtcggcggcggcgcagcagcgctTCACGTGCGTCGTGTACGACTCGTACGAGCAGTGGGTGCCGCCCGTGGCGCGGCGGATGGGCCTCCCCGCCGTGCCCTTCTCCACGCAGTCGTGCGCGGTCAGCGCCGTGTACTACCACTTCAACCAGGGGAGGCTCGCCgtaccgccgccgcaggccgcggacggcggcgacggtggtggtggcgtaGCCCGGAGCAAGGCCCTCGAGGGGCTGCCGGAGATGGAGAGGTCGGAGTTCCCGTCGTCCGTGTTTGGCGATGGGCCGTACCCAATGATCGCCGAGAGCGCGCTCAAACAGTTCGCTCAAGAGGGGAAAGATGACTGGGTGCTGTTCAATTCATTCGAAGAGCTGGAGAGCGAG GTCTTGGCTGGACTGACAAACTACATGAAGGCCCGAGCCATCGGTCCGTGCGTGCCGCTGCCGGCCGCTGGCACCGGCGCCACCGGCCGGATCACCTACGGCGCCAACCTGCTGAACCCGGAGGACGCCTGCATCAAGTGGCTGGACACCAAGGCCCCCGGCTCCGTGGCCTACGTCTCCTTCGGCAGCTTCGCGTCCCTCGGCGCCGCCCAGGCGGAGGAGCTCGcccgcggcctcctcgccgccggcaagccgTTCCTCTGGGTGGTGCGGGCCAACGAGGAGCACGACCTCCCGCGGCACCTCCTCGACGACCCCGCGGCGTCGGGCGCCGCGATGGTCGTGCGCTGGTGCCCGCAGCTGGACGTGCTGGCGCACCCTGCCGTGGGCTGCTTCGTGACCCACTGCGGCTGGAACTCGACGCTGGAGGCGCTCGGCTTCGGCGTGCCGATGGTGGCGCTGGGGCTGTGGTCCGACCAGCCCACCAACGCGCGGTACGTCGAGGCCGCCTggggcgccggcgcgcgcgcgcgccgcgacgACGCCGCGGGGGTGTTCCCGCGCGGGGAGGTGGAGCGGTGCGTGCGCGCCGTCATGGACGAGGGCGAGGGCGCAGCCGCGATGAGGGAGACGGCCGGGAAGTGGAGGGACAGGGCtcgagcggcggtggcgcccgGCGGCAGCTCCGACCGGAGCCTGGACGAGTTCGTGGAGTTcgtgcgcgccggcgccgctgcggaGAAGTGGAAGGCGCTGGTTCTGGAGGGAAGCGAGCCTGAAGGGTCTGAGATGTGA
- the LOC117838917 gene encoding uncharacterized protein At5g01610, with product MRRLALLLLPLLLAAGAAAAATPPPSPPTPTPTPPPPHKNATLAELLPLYGLPPGVFPSTVTAFSLADNGSLAVDLAGPCYVHFGYLTYFQPRVTGVLRYGSLSGLEGVQVRRFLFWFNVIRIKVDLPPPPSYVYLDIGWITRRLPAADFQSIHSCEASNRCRLSSALAVAAKWFQDFFAQF from the coding sequence ATGCGGCGcctcgctctcctcctcctgccgctgctcctcgccgccggcgccgcggcggcggcgacccctcCCCCATCCCCTCCCACTCCAACtcccactccgccgccgccgcacaagAACGCGACCCTCGCCGAGCTCCTCCCGCTGTACGGCCTGCCCCCGGGCGTCTTCCCGTCGACCGTCACCGCCTTCTCGCTCGCTGACAACGGCAGCCTCGCCGTCGACCTCGCGGGGCCCTGCTACGTCCACTTCGGGTACCTCACCTACTTCCAGCCCCGCGTCACGGGGGTGCTCCGCTACGGCTCCCTCTCCGGCCTCGAGGGCGTCCAGGTCCGCCGCTTCCTCTTCTGGTTCAACGTCATCCGCATCAAGGTCgacctgcccccgccgccgagctACGTCTACCTCGACATCGGGTGGATCACGCGCAGGCTACCCGCCGCCGACTTCCAGTCCATCCACTCCTGCGAGGCCTCCAACCGCTGCCGCCTCTCctccgcgctcgccgtcgccgccaaaTGGTTCCAG